Part of the Niallia alba genome is shown below.
CCTGAAGAGTACACACTAGGATCTATTCCAGCGAATGCAACTTCTTGGCACCATTAAACCGATCTATCTCTCCGATTTCAGAAATAATCGTTGCAGCGATTTTTTCTCCGATTCCAGGGATAGATTGAAGGATTTCATATTCTTCAATTTCACTAGCGAGGGCATCTATTTCATCCGCAATAATGGATAGATGCTCTTGGTATTGAAGAACAATCTTAACCAAGATTTCAAGGTTAAAAATATGACTATCGTAGAGATTGTTTTGAAAAGGATCACGAATGGCTGCTGCTCTTAACTTCTGTGCCTTTTCCTTTGCCCATGACTCCGAACGACTCATACATAATGAAGATATTTTATCCGTTAACTCTTTTTCACTCACACTTAATACAGCCTTAGAAGTAGGGAACTCTAGTAAAGTAAGCAATGAAACTTTCGAATATAGGCTTCCAAATACACCTCGATACTCAGGAAAAACCTGATCAATTAAAGAATGAAGCTGTATCTTAGTTTTAGCTGATATTTCCGCAATACTCTCTTGTTGTCTTGTCAGATTACGAAGGTTTAATAGTTGAACACCACGCTTCTTATATGGCTCTAGTTCCTCTTAATAAAACAGTTCACAAAGGTGATAAGCATCAATTTCATCTGTTTTTACCTTTCGCAGGCTTGAGCTCTTGGCTCTATGCGAGATAAGAGGATTGACGATAATATAAACGTAATTTTGTTCATCTAGAAACTGAATAACAGGAATATGATAATGACCAGTTGATTCTAAAACAACCGAAGGTTGATAACCACCAGAAGCCCTCGCTACATCTTGAAGGAACTCTAATAAACATCCTAGTCCCTTAAGATCATGAGTAATACTACAGCTCTTACGATATGGTTTACCTTTACCTAAAAACGCTTGAACCTGACTTTCTCCTTTTGATACATCCAGACCAATCACTGGATTCATTAATTTTCTCCTCCTTCTAGAAATACAAATTAGGGGTCCCGTCAGGAAAATGCGGATTTACAACGTTAAGAAAATTACAATATTAAAAAGCCTAATTTCTCAGCATTAATGAGAATTTAGGCTTTTAATTACTTCATAAAAGCGCCCTTTTCTTGAATAAACAATAAATAGCAGATTGTTGTCAGATACTTTATAACGGTTTTCTATCTCATTTATACCAGTTGATTATTATTTTTGTACTTTCAAATTTCCTAATAAGATTTTTATAAGCAAGCCAATACTTATTCCGGGAATCAAAAACAACATTGGTAAAAAAACAGGACCAAACAGCACCCCGAATATCTTTAGGTTTGAGGAGTACATTAATCCTACAGTGACAAAATATGCCGAGAAAACAAATGGCATAAACGTATAAAGAGACGTTACACGACCAGTCTCTTTATACGCATCCCAAATCGCAAACATATATAGGCAAGGATAAAACAAAAGCCATTGATAGTTTGTCACCTCAATGGCTTTCTGAATTTCTCCTAAAAAACTATACATTATGGCTTGATTAAAGTTGCTTTGAACATTTATTAAAAATTCGAGTGAAATAAATAAGGTTCCTTTAAATATTTGATGGTTTAGGATTTGACCAAATCCGGGTAATGCGATACTCCAGAGTATCACCTCAAGTTCTTTTCTTTTCATAAAAAAACTATATTGGGCTACCTAATGTTGTCAGAAACCTATAATAAGTATTTCTTAACCAGTATTGAATTTGTCTTTTCATTGAAAAACATCTCAATAGAAAAAATACACCAACAAATACTGTAAATAATAAGCTGGATAAGACTAAAAATAATCGTTCCATTAAGTTTGTCTCCTTTTATTTGATTTATGATTTATAAAATTTGTTTCTATCAATGGGTTGTGGAGGTTGCTCCATCCATCCTCGTTCAATCAAAATTTTTAGCCCTTCGTTACCGTACTTCATTACGTCTGCTACTAAAAGGGAAAAATGGGCTGCTAGATCCTTTCTCATGGAGACAGACAAAGAATCTCCAAGTGCAGAAACAGAAATTTGACTTATAGCACTCATTTCAAAGTCACAGTGCACCGAGATCTAAAAAGTAGACAATATAAATTCGGTTTAGTTTAATAAATCTAATTAGGTTAAGCAATAGAGCACTTTCTTAGTAAGGTCAGAAATGTACTCATTGGTGACAATTCATCACCCCTTTTATC
Proteins encoded:
- a CDS encoding DUF3231 family protein: MSAISQISVSALGDSLSVSMRKDLAAHFSLLVADVMKYGNEGLKILIERGWMEQPPQPIDRNKFYKS